The Desulfuromonas acetexigens genomic sequence ACAATGGCCTTCTCTTTTTTATGAGGCTTCTGTATTTCCTTATCCTTATTTTTCATTCGATCCCTCCCCAGCCTTGATACCTGTCCCGAGACCAGCGGAGGTATTTCATCAGCTCCCAGCTGATCGATTCGGGTTCAAATCGCTCACTGTCAAAGTTGCCCCCGGACCATTCCGTATAACTTTCGTGTTCCTCGTGATTCGGGTCTTTCAGCGCATTTAAAAATTCAAAGTAACCGGGCACGCCGCCCACATCTTCTGGCGGGCAGGCTCGTTGACCATCAAGGCAGGCCAGTTCCGTTCTCAGTTCAGGATTGGAATAGCGGCTTTCCTCAAGCACAAGTTCATGCTCCCAACCGTCTCCGAAATCATACAGATAGCGGAAAGTGCGCCCTTTCTGTTTGATCAGATCCCCGAGACGATACCTGCCGCACACCAGCCCGTCTTCCTTTGATTCCGGATATTCCGTGTATCGTTTATTCCCGATGGTGAACTCGTGCAGGTGGCTGTCGGTCCAACCCATGACAATCTGGATGACGTCGTGTAGTCGATCCAGCGTGATGCTGGCGGGCACGACAAAACGCCGCCAGATTGATGGTTCGATGTCAAGCAGCTGTATTTTCAGCAGATAAACTCGTTCGCTCATTACTTGCATTCTCCTAAATATTTTTCAAACCTGCGGCACATGCGCTCGAAGGCTTTTAATTCGGCCTGGGTCATCTGGTCGTAATGATCGGGCAGAATACCGTCATCAGCGACCGATTCGCGCAGCTTCTCCAGCGGATCGTCCTGATACTCCTCGTAGAGTGAAACCCTGCTGATAATGGACCCGCCAAGCAACCAGAGATGGCCACGATACTGGACGAAGGTCTTTCGGGCCAATCCCTCGTCATAAAGCGCCTGCAGAAAACCGACAAACCAGGGCAACAGCTTCTTGCCGTAGGCGAGATCCTCTTCAACGCCCATCCAGCTCTTCGGCCACCGGTCGAAATCCGGTGCCCAGGCGCGAAAACTCTCCGCTTCACTGTTCCTGTCGACGCTCATTTGTCTCGCCATAATCCCACTTTGACCAGACGTTGCACCAGGGCTCGGCGGCGCAAGTGTCCGTCCATAAATTTCTAAAATTCCTTTTGAAACGTAGCCTGAGTGGCATGTTGGCTGTAGAACTTACGCAGACTTCACGGCCCGAAAGGCCGAGTCGTCAGCCAGATGCAAATAGATGCGGCCGTTCAGCTCGCCATTTTCAATGACCGCCCAACCCCGACCGCAAACCGGATCGTTTTCCTCCTGCCCAGACCAGGAAAATTCAAAACGTGGCGCATTACCGCATTGCTCCACCCGGCCATCCATATCCCCGGAGACCAGCCCAAACTGAAACTGGCCGGTGCCGTCAGAGCCGATGCGGATGTATCCCGGCACCTCCATGTCGACGTATTCCTGGCCCCAGACCTCCATCTCGACGATGCGCCATTTCCCGGTAAACGGTTTCATCTGCTTCATAGGATGCCTTTCTGGTTACCTCACTCTGGCCCACCAAGGTGTCACAGCCCATGTCATAGCGTTGTCACAGCTCGGTGTCACAAGCCGTGTCGCGAGTCTGTCGCAAGTTTTCCACCGCCGTGTCGGGCCATCACTTGACGGCCCTTGTCGGTCAGACGGTATTTCTGCTTGCTGCTGCGCGGCTTGTCGGGGATGGTCATTTCAATCAGACCGGCATCCAGAGCCGGGAGCAGATAGGCCTTGCGGAAATGCTCATCATCTTTCAGCCCGAGCGCCTCTTTGAGCTGTTGCCGGGTCATCTCTCCGGCAAGAACTGAGAGCAGTCGAACTTCCGGGGTGACTTCCGGCGCTACTTCCGGGGTCGAGCTGGTCACCGTATCCAGAATCATCCGCAGCATGAATGCGATGAAGGGCGCCGAATTGGTCTTTTGGGTGCTTTCCTGAATGGCTTGGTAGTACTCGGCTTGATGCTCGAAGATCAGGCTTTCCACCGGGATGTCGACGAACAGGGGATTCCTGCGGGCCAGGATCAGGCTCTGCCACAGCCGCCCCATGCGGCCGTTGCCGTCGGCGAAGGGATGGATGAACTCGAATTCGTAGTGAAAGACCGAACTGGCGATGAGCGGATGGGCGTCGGTGGCGGCCAGCCAGCCGAAGAGGTCACCCATCAGTTGCGGCACCCGGTCGGCGGGCGGGGCCATGTGGATCACCTCTTGGCCCGCCATCACGCCCACGCCGCCATGCCGATACAGCCCTGTCTCGTCGATCAGGCCGGACATGAGTATCCGGTGCGCCTCCAGCAGATCCTTTTCCGATGAGGGTTTCCAGGTGTCGAACTGGTCGTAGGCGGCCAGGGCGTTCTTCACCTCATGCACCTCGCGGGGCGGGGCGATGACCCGCTTGCCCTCAAGAATCGCTGTAATCTGCGCCTCGCTCAGGGTGTTGCCTTCGATGGCCAGCGAACCGCGAATGGTGCGGATACGATTGATACGCCTTAGCCGCAAGGCTCTCGCCTGATCGGTGAGCACGGTCAATCGCCCGATGGCCTCGCTGATTGCAGCGACCCGGTTCAGGATCTCGGGAGTGATGGTGTAGGGTGGCTGATATTTCATCTTGTCTCCCTTTCGCATCACGTCTTCGGATAGACAATGCTGTCTTTCGAACCACCCAGCCGGTCATAAACCTGACTACCCAGCCATTTGGAAACCACATCCTGCAGTTCCGGTTTGCTCATGTAATCGGTAAACAGCTCCTCATTGAGCTCCATGCGTTCGATAAACAGAGACTCCAGCACCTGGCGGAACACCAACTGGAACTTGTCGAGGGAGTTTACTTCGGCGGCTTTGCGCAAGGATTCGTTCTGGCTTGCTGCCTCGGCGATCTGATCGAAGAAAAGCTGATCCGCTTCGCTCAACTCGGCACCGAAACGCTCGTTGATGATGTCGATGAGGCGGGAGAGCGTTACGTATTCTTCGCGAACCTCTCCGGTGCCTACCTCACGCGGCCCGTCGAGCGGCTTGGCATACCCCTCGGCCAGATTGATCGAGCCTTCACTGATCTTCTGCAGCCGGTAGTAGTCAAGCTCCACCTCTTCATCGAACTGGTATCCCGGCCCGGTCTTGCGCTTGGGCAGTTTCAAGGCCAGGTGGCGCAGATAGGTAAAGAGCTTTTCCAAATCGCTGTCCTGATAGGGAATCACCTGACTCAAAAAGCTGTAGAGATTGCGAAACGCCTGGGTTTTGCCGCGCCACAGCTCGGCCTCGTCCTCTTCGTCGTTTTGTAGCTGGGCAAAGCGGGCCACCGCCTGATCAAGCAGGGCATTCATGTTCTTATGGTCGGCCGGGCTTTGGCGGCGCTTGGGCGCAAAGAAGATGCGCGAGAATCCATCCACCTCGTCTTGCAGGTAGATGCCCGACCCGTCCAGCTCGGCTTTCACCTCGTACAGCCGATCCGGATCGACTTCCTCGCCCATGACCGAACCGTCGTAATATTGGCGAAACGCCTCCTGAATGTCGTCCGGGTCGTTGACGAAATCGAGCACAAAGGTGTCGTCCTTCAGCGGATGGGTACGGTTCAGGCGCGAGAGGGTCTGCACCGCCTGAATTCCGGCCAACCGCTTGTCCACGTACATGGTATGCAACAACGGCTGGTCGAAGCCCGTCTGGTACTTCTCCGCCACCAGCAGCACCCGATAATCGGGCTTGGCAAAGGTCTCGGGCAGTTCCTTTTCCTTCAGGCCGTGATTCATCTCAACTTCGGTATAGGTCTTCTCGGGCACCTTGTCGTCTTCCACCGTGCCGGAAAAGGCCACCAGGCTCTTGATGGGATAGCCCTTTTCGCTGATATAGCGGTCGAACTCCTGCTTGTAGCGCACCGCCTCCAGGCGCGAACCGGTGACCACCATCGCCTTGGCGTGGCCGCCGATCTTGTGGCGGGTATGCTGCTGGAAGTGCTCAACCATCACCTCGGTCTTCTGGCCGATGTTGTGCGGATGCAGACGCATGAAGCGCGCCAGCGCCCGGGCCGCCTTCTTGCGCTCGACGTTGGGATCGTCCTCGGCTTTCTTGATCAGCTTGTAGTAGGTCTTGTAGCTGACGTAGCTCTTCAGCATATCCTCGATGAAGCCTTCCTCGATGGCCTGACGCATGATGTAGCGGTGGAAGGGTTCGCCATTTCGGCCGAAGATGGCCAGGGTTTTATGCTTGGGGGTGGCGGTGAAGGCGAAGAAACTCATATTGGGCTGACGGCCGCGCTTGGCCATGGCGCGAAACAGCCGCTCCAGCTCCGCTTCGCCTTCCTCTTGCGCTGCTTCACGGGCCTTGCGGATCAGCTCGGCACCACCCAGCACGCCTTTGAGTTCGGTGGCCGTCTCCCCCGACTGGGAGCTGTGTGCTTCGTCGATGATCACCGCGTATTTGCGCGTCGGTAGATGGCTGCTGCCTTCACCGCGCTCCTCGGCCATTTTCATCAGCTGGCTGGAGACGAAGGGGAATTTCTGCAAGGTGGTGATGATGATCGGCACGCCCGATTCCAGCGCCTCGGCCAGTTGCCGCGAGTCCTCGTCGATCTTCTGTACCACACCCTGACGGTGGTCGAACTGGTAGATGGTGTTCTGCAACTGGCGGTCGAGCACCACCCGGTCGGTGATCACCACCACGCTGTCGAAGATACGCTCGTCCCGCTCGTTGTGCAGGGAGGAAAGCCGGTGGGCCAGCCAGCCGATGGTGTTGCTCTTGCCGCTCCCCGCCGAGTGTTCCACCAGATAGTTATGCCCGACGCCCTCGCTGCCCGCCGCCGCCACCATCTGCCGCACCGCCTGCAACTGGTGGTAGCGGGGAAAGATCATCGTCTCCTTGCGCACCTTCTTGCCATCGTCGCTGACCTTCTCGTCAATATCCAGATGAAGGAAGCGCGCCAGCAGATCCAGCAGGCTGTCGCGCTGCAAAACTTCTTCCCACAGGTAGGCGGTCTTGTAGTTGCGGCCTTGCTTGTCCGGCTCATTGCCCGCCCCGCCATCCCAGCCCTTGTTGAAGGGCAGAAAATGGGTGCTGGTCCCGGCCAGGCGCGTGGTCATGTGGGCCTCTTCGGTATCCACGGCGAAATGCACCAGAGTGCGCTTGGTAAAAAGGAAGATCGGCTCGCGCGGGTCGCGGTCGTGGCGGTATTGGTGAATGGCATTGGCCGCCGTCTGGCCGGAGAGGGGATTTTTCAGCTCAAGCGTCACCACCGGGATGCCGTTGACCGACAACGCCACATCCAGTGATTTCTTGTTCTTGCCGCTGAAATAAAGCTGCCGGGTGATGCCCAGCCGGTTGGCGCGGTAGCGCGCTTCAAGTTCCGGGTTGAGGCCGTGAGCCGGGCGGAAAAAGGCGATGCGCAGGGTTTTGCCGAAGCATTTGAAGCCGTGGCGCAGGGTGGTCAGCGCGCCGTGGGTGTCGAGCCATTTGGTGAGCGCCTGCAACACCCGCGCGCCGGTCTCCGCGCCGTGCAGGGCTTCGAGTTTCTCCCAGGTCTTGGCTTGGGTCTCGCGGATGAAGGTCAGCGCCTCGTCGGGGAAGATGGCCCGTTCGGTGTCGAAAGCGCCTGAGGCCAGTTTGTTGTAACCGTCATTCAGCAACACCGCTTCGATGGCGGTTTCAAAGGCGGCTTCGGAGGTTTGTTTCATCGTTGGGTTCTCCGTTTGGCGGTGCGCACCCGGTAAAGGCGCTCGGTAAAGCCGCCTTCGTTTTCAAAATCGGCAGCCAACCGGGCAACCTGTCGATCAAGCAGAGAACAGGCCACGGCCAACAGGGTCAGGGCGGCGTTGGCCGACAGTTCGGGGTAAAGCTCGGTGGACTTCGTTGACATTGTGGACACCGTGGACGCTTCAGAGACTTGTCCACCCTGTCCAGATTGTCCACTGGGTCCACCTGACCGACTCACCGCCACCACCCACCTTGCCACCTCATCGGCGGTTTCACACCGCCGGTCGATCAACGCCTGCCGTAGCGGATTTTCGCGCTGCCACTGCGCCAGCCCCCGTTGGCGCAGAAAATCTTCGTAGTCGAGCTTCAGTTCTTCCAGGCTGGCACGGGCCACCTGAGTCAGTTTCAGTTCCATTTTCTTCAAGGTGGCCGAGGCCTGCGAACCCTCGGCGATGTTCTGCACCCCGCTGCGCGCCGCCTGCACCATCTGGTCATGGGTGCGACTGCGTTTGCTGATGTATTTGTCGCAAAAGCGCACCGTTACATCATAGACCAGCTGCGCCACCTGAAAACTCTTCAGCTTGCGGTAGCCGCCATGCTTGGGAATCAAGGTTTCCTGCTCGGTCATCTCTCCCTCCACCAGGGGCCACTCAGTCCACAACGTCCACTGCGTCAACCAAAGCCCCGTTCACGCCGCCATCTCCTCGACTGAAATCTGCCCAGTTACGGCGGCGGTGATCAAGGCGGCGCGGCGTTCCTTGGCCAAGGAAATCGACTGCTGCATCACTCCAGCAAGCTCTTTGGTTTTGTGCTGGCTCTCTTCCACGGCGGC encodes the following:
- a CDS encoding type I restriction endonuclease subunit R encodes the protein MKQTSEAAFETAIEAVLLNDGYNKLASGAFDTERAIFPDEALTFIRETQAKTWEKLEALHGAETGARVLQALTKWLDTHGALTTLRHGFKCFGKTLRIAFFRPAHGLNPELEARYRANRLGITRQLYFSGKNKKSLDVALSVNGIPVVTLELKNPLSGQTAANAIHQYRHDRDPREPIFLFTKRTLVHFAVDTEEAHMTTRLAGTSTHFLPFNKGWDGGAGNEPDKQGRNYKTAYLWEEVLQRDSLLDLLARFLHLDIDEKVSDDGKKVRKETMIFPRYHQLQAVRQMVAAAGSEGVGHNYLVEHSAGSGKSNTIGWLAHRLSSLHNERDERIFDSVVVITDRVVLDRQLQNTIYQFDHRQGVVQKIDEDSRQLAEALESGVPIIITTLQKFPFVSSQLMKMAEERGEGSSHLPTRKYAVIIDEAHSSQSGETATELKGVLGGAELIRKAREAAQEEGEAELERLFRAMAKRGRQPNMSFFAFTATPKHKTLAIFGRNGEPFHRYIMRQAIEEGFIEDMLKSYVSYKTYYKLIKKAEDDPNVERKKAARALARFMRLHPHNIGQKTEVMVEHFQQHTRHKIGGHAKAMVVTGSRLEAVRYKQEFDRYISEKGYPIKSLVAFSGTVEDDKVPEKTYTEVEMNHGLKEKELPETFAKPDYRVLLVAEKYQTGFDQPLLHTMYVDKRLAGIQAVQTLSRLNRTHPLKDDTFVLDFVNDPDDIQEAFRQYYDGSVMGEEVDPDRLYEVKAELDGSGIYLQDEVDGFSRIFFAPKRRQSPADHKNMNALLDQAVARFAQLQNDEEDEAELWRGKTQAFRNLYSFLSQVIPYQDSDLEKLFTYLRHLALKLPKRKTGPGYQFDEEVELDYYRLQKISEGSINLAEGYAKPLDGPREVGTGEVREEYVTLSRLIDIINERFGAELSEADQLFFDQIAEAASQNESLRKAAEVNSLDKFQLVFRQVLESLFIERMELNEELFTDYMSKPELQDVVSKWLGSQVYDRLGGSKDSIVYPKT
- a CDS encoding four helix bundle suffix domain-containing protein, with protein sequence MTEQETLIPKHGGYRKLKSFQVAQLVYDVTVRFCDKYISKRSRTHDQMVQAARSGVQNIAEGSQASATLKKMELKLTQVARASLEELKLDYEDFLRQRGLAQWQRENPLRQALIDRRCETADEVARWVVAVSRSGGPSGQSGQGGQVSEASTVSTMSTKSTELYPELSANAALTLLAVACSLLDRQVARLAADFENEGGFTERLYRVRTAKRRTQR
- a CDS encoding Fic family protein, encoding MKYQPPYTITPEILNRVAAISEAIGRLTVLTDQARALRLRRINRIRTIRGSLAIEGNTLSEAQITAILEGKRVIAPPREVHEVKNALAAYDQFDTWKPSSEKDLLEAHRILMSGLIDETGLYRHGGVGVMAGQEVIHMAPPADRVPQLMGDLFGWLAATDAHPLIASSVFHYEFEFIHPFADGNGRMGRLWQSLILARRNPLFVDIPVESLIFEHQAEYYQAIQESTQKTNSAPFIAFMLRMILDTVTSSTPEVAPEVTPEVRLLSVLAGEMTRQQLKEALGLKDDEHFRKAYLLPALDAGLIEMTIPDKPRSSKQKYRLTDKGRQVMARHGGGKLATDSRHGL
- a CDS encoding plasmid pRiA4b ORF-3 family protein, with the protein product MSERVYLLKIQLLDIEPSIWRRFVVPASITLDRLHDVIQIVMGWTDSHLHEFTIGNKRYTEYPESKEDGLVCGRYRLGDLIKQKGRTFRYLYDFGDGWEHELVLEESRYSNPELRTELACLDGQRACPPEDVGGVPGYFEFLNALKDPNHEEHESYTEWSGGNFDSERFEPESISWELMKYLRWSRDRYQGWGGIE